The proteins below come from a single Garra rufa chromosome 3, GarRuf1.0, whole genome shotgun sequence genomic window:
- the znf143a gene encoding zinc finger protein 143a isoform X1 has protein sequence MLLAQINQSADFQHEDPQEVTLCLAETVGIADGDQSMDTVSLQAVTLSDGSTAYISHNTQESNIVEGQVIQLEDGSSAYVQHIAVPKADEPNNWTSSSVCDVVDNESIRLEDAQTVQLEDGTTAYIHHTAKDTYEPNTLQAVQLEDGSTAYIHHAVQVSQPNTILAIQTNGTVTDLQADASIDQETINALEQYTTKIEEIDSYTNSELISNDPHSVVEMQIVLQGQGIRRNTQQPGEKCFRCNYDGCGKLYTTANHLKVHERAHTGDKPYCCDIPGCGKKFATGYGLKSHIRTHTGEKPYRCQEIDCKKSFKTSGDLQKHTRIHTGEKPFLCPFPGCGRSFTTSNICKVHVRTHTGEKPYHCPEPGCNRAFASATNYKNHIRIHTGERPYVCTVPGCDKRFTEYSSLYKHNVVHTPCKPYKCNHCGKTYKQISTLVMHKRTAHNDSEPIEEESEGYFEPPSEAIDDPSLTVSPAKCEDACQEMDSEICDVTEQQHVTLITQDGAAQTIGNLITMVTQDGSMITIPPTESLLSSAEAHSVTVVSEDGTERQMTTLIPELSSRSLQDELSAHPITLLATSNGTQIAVQLNEQTSLEEALRIASSFQGNETTELSN, from the exons ATGCTGCTGGCTCAGATAAATCAGTCAGCAGATTTCCAGCATGAGGATCCTCAGGAGGTCACTCTGTGCTTAGCAGAGACTGTCGGGATTGCAG ATGGCGATCAGAGCATGGACACGGTCAGTTTGCAGGCTGTGACATTATCAGATGGCTCCACTGCATATATATCTCACAACACTCAAG AGAGCAATATAGTTGAAGGACAGGTGATCCAGTTAGAAGATGGTTCTTCTGCTTATGTGCAACACATTGCTGTTCCAAAAGCAG ATGAGCCAAATAACTGGACTAGCTCATCTGTATGTGATGTTGTTGATAATGAAAGCATAAGACTGGAGGATGCTCAGACTGTGCAGTTAGAAGATGGAACTACTGCTTACATCCACCACACTGCAAAAG ATACATATGAACCCAATACCCTGCAGGCGGTGCAGTTAGAGGACGGATCTACCGCTTACATTCATCATGCAGTTCAGGTGTCACAGCCAAACACCATTCTGGCCATCCAGACGAATGGCACAGTAACAGATTTGCAAGCAGATGCATCCATTGACCAAGAAACAATCAATGCTTTGGAGCAGTACACAACCAAG atTGAAGAAATTGACTCTTACACAAACTCTGAGCTAATCAGCAATGATCCGCACAGTGTTGTGGAGATGCAG ATTGTTCTTCAGGGTCAAGGAATTCGGCGTAATACGCAGCAGCCGGGAGAGAAATGTTTTCGATGTAATTATGACGGATGTGGAAAGCTTTACACCACTGCAAATCATCTGAAG GTGCATGAAAGAGCGCATACAGGTGACAAGCCGTACTGTTGTGACATACCTGGCTGTGGAAAAAAGTTTGCAACAG GTTATGGTTTAAAAAGTCACATCAGGAcacacactggagaaaaaccttaccgCTGTCAGGAGATAGACTGTAAAAAATCTTTCAAGACCTCAGGGGACCTTCAAAAGCACACCAGAATTCACACGG GAGAGAAACCATTTTTATGTCCATTCCCGGGTTGTGGACGATCCTTCACTACCTCAAACATCTGTAAGGTGCACGTTCGCacacacacaggagagaaaccatATCACTGCCCAGAACCAGGCTGTAATCGGGCCTTTGCCAGTGCAACAAATTACAAGAACCACATACGGATCCATACAG GAGAGAGGCCGTATGTTTGCACAGTTCCTGGTTGTGACAAGCGATTCACTGAGTACTCCAGTCTATACAAACATAATGTAGTGCACACTCCCTGTAAACCCTACAAGTGCAACCACTGTGGAAAGACATACAAGCAGATTTCAACACTGGTCATGCACAAACGTACGGCACACAATGACTCTGAGCCTATAGAAGAGGAGTCAGAGGGCTACTTCGAACCCCCTTCAG AGGCTATAGATGACCCTTCCTTGACTGTTAGTCCTGCGAAGTGTGAAGATGCTTGTCAAGAGATGGATTCTGAGATCTGTGATGTTACAGAACAACAGCATGTAACGCTCATCACACAAGATGGAGCAGCACAG ACTATTGGAAATTTAATCACAATGGTAACACAAGATGGCAGTATGATCACCATTCCACCCACTGAGTCTTTGCTATCATCAGCGGAGGCTCATTCAGTGACTGTGGTCTCAGAGGACGGGACTGAAAGACAG ATGACTACTCTGATTCCAGAACTATCTTCCAGGAGCCTACAGGATGAGTTATCAGCACATCCGATTACACTTCTGGCTACTTCTAATGGCACACAGATTGCTGTTCAG
- the znf143a gene encoding zinc finger protein 143a isoform X2: MLLAQINQSADFQHEDPQEVTLCLAETVGIADGDQSMDTVSLQAVTLSDGSTAYISHNTQESNIVEGQVIQLEDGSSAYVQHIAVPKADEPNNWTSSSVCDVVDNESIRLEDAQTVQLEDGTTAYIHHTAKDTYEPNTLQAVQLEDGSTAYIHHAVQVSQPNTILAIQTNGTVTDLQADASIDQETINALEQYTTKIEEIDSYTNSELISNDPHSVVEMQIVLQGQGIRRNTQQPGEKCFRCNYDGCGKLYTTANHLKVHERAHTGDKPYCCDIPGCGKKFATGYGLKSHIRTHTGEKPYRCQEIDCKKSFKTSGDLQKHTRIHTGEKPFLCPFPGCGRSFTTSNICKVHVRTHTGEKPYHCPEPGCNRAFASATNYKNHIRIHTGERPYVCTVPGCDKRFTEYSSLYKHNVVHTPCKPYKCNHCGKTYKQISTLVMHKRTAHNDSEPIEEESEGYFEPPSEAIDDPSLTVSPAKCEDTCQEMDSEICDVTEQQHVTLITQDGAAQTIGNLITMVTQDGSMITIPPTESLLSSAEAHSVTVVSEDGTERQMTTLIPELSSRSLQDELSAHPITLLATSNGTQIAVQLNEQTSLEEALRIASSFQGNETTELSN; encoded by the exons ATGCTGCTGGCTCAGATAAATCAGTCAGCAGATTTCCAGCATGAGGATCCTCAGGAGGTCACTCTGTGCTTAGCAGAGACTGTCGGGATTGCAG ATGGCGATCAGAGCATGGACACGGTCAGTTTGCAGGCTGTGACATTATCAGATGGCTCCACTGCATATATATCTCACAACACTCAAG AGAGCAATATAGTTGAAGGACAGGTGATCCAGTTAGAAGATGGTTCTTCTGCTTATGTGCAACACATTGCTGTTCCAAAAGCAG ATGAGCCAAATAACTGGACTAGCTCATCTGTATGTGATGTTGTTGATAATGAAAGCATAAGACTGGAGGATGCTCAGACTGTGCAGTTAGAAGATGGAACTACTGCTTACATCCACCACACTGCAAAAG ATACATATGAACCCAATACCCTGCAGGCGGTGCAGTTAGAGGACGGATCTACCGCTTACATTCATCATGCAGTTCAGGTGTCACAGCCAAACACCATTCTGGCCATCCAGACGAATGGCACAGTAACAGATTTGCAAGCAGATGCATCCATTGACCAAGAAACAATCAATGCTTTGGAGCAGTACACAACCAAG atTGAAGAAATTGACTCTTACACAAACTCTGAGCTAATCAGCAATGATCCGCACAGTGTTGTGGAGATGCAG ATTGTTCTTCAGGGTCAAGGAATTCGGCGTAATACGCAGCAGCCGGGAGAGAAATGTTTTCGATGTAATTATGACGGATGTGGAAAGCTTTACACCACTGCAAATCATCTGAAG GTGCATGAAAGAGCGCATACAGGTGACAAGCCGTACTGTTGTGACATACCTGGCTGTGGAAAAAAGTTTGCAACAG GTTATGGTTTAAAAAGTCACATCAGGAcacacactggagaaaaaccttaccgCTGTCAGGAGATAGACTGTAAAAAATCTTTCAAGACCTCAGGGGACCTTCAAAAGCACACCAGAATTCACACGG GAGAGAAACCATTTTTATGTCCATTCCCGGGTTGTGGACGATCCTTCACTACCTCAAACATCTGTAAGGTGCACGTTCGCacacacacaggagagaaaccatATCACTGCCCAGAACCAGGCTGTAATCGGGCCTTTGCCAGTGCAACAAATTACAAGAACCACATACGGATCCATACAG GAGAGAGGCCGTATGTTTGCACAGTTCCTGGTTGTGACAAGCGATTCACTGAGTACTCCAGTCTATACAAACATAATGTAGTGCACACTCCCTGTAAACCCTACAAGTGCAACCACTGTGGAAAGACATACAAGCAGATTTCAACACTGGTCATGCACAAACGTACGGCACACAATGACTCTGAGCCTATAGAAGAGGAGTCAGAGGGCTACTTCGAACCCCCTTCAG AGGCTATAGATGACCCTTCCTTGACTGTTAGTCCTGCGAAGTGTGAAGACACTTGTCAAGAGATGGATTCTGAGATCTGTGATGTTACAGAACAACAGCATGTAACGCTCATCACACAAGATGGAGCAGCACAG ACTATTGGAAATTTAATCACAATGGTAACACAAGATGGCAGTATGATCACCATTCCACCCACTGAGTCTTTGCTATCATCAGCGGAGGCTCATTCAGTGACTGTGGTCTCAGAGGACGGGACTGAAAGACAG ATGACTACTCTGATTCCAGAATTATCTTCCAGGAGCCTACAGGATGAGTTATCAGCACATCCGATTACACTTCTGGCTACTTCTAATGGCACACAGATTGCTGTTCAG CTCAATGAACAGACTTCACTGGAAGAGGCTTTGAGAATAGCATCGTCATTTCAGGGAAATGAAACGACAGAACTGAGTAATTAA